The DNA window CCGGCCCGGTTGTCGTTCATAGCTGCGTCGTCGGCCCGGGCGGACAAAAAGCCCGGTAGCCGTAACAGGCTTCGCCACGAAGTGGGGGTATGACGCTGCGCTGTCGACGCTGCGGCGAGCCGCTCGTCACCGGCCTCATCGCGACCCAGCGGCGCCACTGCTGTCTCAACGACACGCCCATCGCGGGCGCGTGCCCGAACCACGGCCCGGTCGGTTCTCACGACGCGGTAGACAACTGACCGCGTCAGTGGTCACGGCGCCGTCGCAGCTTGGCTCGCGCGCGAACAATCACGCTACCCGAGCGTGAGCCACCACCACGCCGCCGTGCTCGCGCCCGCGTGGAGGACCATCGCGCTCACCGCGGGGAACGGGGAGCGCTGGCGGGTGAGCACGACGCCACCCCACACCAGCGACGGCAGCGCGAGCGCCTGGGCCGCGACGACTGGGACCGGCAGCACCCGCCCGGCGAGCCCGATGGTCAGGAGGACCGCGACGCCCGCGAGCAGCCAGTACGCCCGCCTGAGTCGGGGTGCCGACCACCGGACAGCAAGTGTCCGCTTCCCGACCGCGGCGTCGGCCTCGCGGTCGGGCCAGTGGGTCGAAAGCAGATTACAGCCGACCAGCACGGTAAACGGTACCACCGCAAGCACCGTCGTCGCGCTGACGCGCCCGACGACTGCGACGCCGTACAGCGGGAGCAGCGTCCCGCCGAGGGCAGCGTTAGTCAGTTCGCCAACGCCACGGCGGATGAGCGCCGCCGGCGGGAGCGAGTACGCCAGTCCCGCGACGGCGGTGCTACCAAGGAGTGCGAGTGCGGCCACGGACAGCAGCCCGGACCACCAGCTGGCGACGGCGCCACCGATACCGACCAGTGTCGCGACGCCAGCAGCCCGCGCGAGTAACTCCCGTCGGACACCGGTCCGCTCTACGGCGCCGCTCCCGCCGGAGAAGGGCGTCCGCTCGGTCAGGCGGTCGGTCTCGACGTCCGCGTACTCGTTCGCGTAGTGGACGCCCAGCGCTACGGGGAGCAGGGCGGCGCCGCCGACCGCGACTGCCGGCCACGACACAGCGGAGGTCGTCAGTGCCCGTGCCATGCCGACCCCGTGCGCGTAGACGAGCGCGATGAGCGCGACCTGGCTCGGGCGCGCGGCCAGCCACAGCGCCCGGAGCTGTCGCCCCAAGATGGCAGTTCTCATGGCCGGTGTCCAATTATCGTCGTTCGGACGGCTCTCGTGTCCATTCTGTTCGATTTCGGTGAGACAGTACGACAACTACACCGATATATATTGGTAACAAGTGGCAAGATAATACTATAACCCTTCGTCTTCTAGGCGATACTATCCATGAAGAAGCAAGAGCTCATTCATCTTCACAGCCTTCTCGCACAGGTACAGCACCATTACGAAGCCGACACAGGGAGCGACGTCGAACACGACGAGTACGCAGATCTCGGTGTCAAGCCGACATCGATTCACAAGTCGAAGACAGACCACAAAGCCGCTGTCTTTGCGCTTGCGGACGGTCTCACCGACGACATGGTCGCCGAGAGCGAGGAACCGCTGACGCTCGCCGCCGACTGAACTTCTCTCGGCCCTGGCCGTGCCATCACGCCCGACAGCCCCTGGCTTCGCATCACTTTGGCCCCCTGACCACAGTGACGCCGTCGAGCGGCCTCCTGACGCCGTCGGGCGGTGCCGTGTGGTACGCGCTATCGCAACTCTCAAATCACTTATACACAGTGGGCGCCTACTACCGGTGTGAGTGAAGATACAGGGCGGCGGAATCTCCGCATGCCAAACAGCGATCAGTTGTTCGCAGTCGTAACGGAACACCTCGGTGGGAACCACGTCCGTCTCCAGTGTGAGGACGGCGAGACCCGCATGGGCCGAATCCCTGGCCGGATGAAGTTCCGGACCTGGATTAACGAGGAAGACATCGTCCTCGCGGAGCCGTGGGACTGGCAAGACGAGAAAGCCAACGTCGAGTGGCGCTACGACGGCCAGGACGCCGACCAGCTTCGTGCCGAAGGCCACCTCGATTCGCTGACTGCCTGAAGTACCTTTTCTGCAGCGTGTGCGACGGACGCGAGTCGTTTTTTCGATGAGTGATACGGCAGCTACTCCCGAGTCTCCCCGGCCTGCCCGCCCTGCGCGGGAGCACTATTGTCGCTCAATAGCTCCAGTCGCCAGCTGGCTCCGAGCGCTCCGCCGACCTCTTGTCTAATCGTGCTGACTACTAATCGTGATATAACGCCGCAGTCTTGCGATTTGGTGTGTGACGGGCTCACGTCACGTGTGCGCCGTGTGGGGCCGACACAGGGCGACTGCGAGACGAGTCATTTATGTATACCCCTCCCATCGGATATGATGCGAAGGTCGCCCCGGGCAGCGTGCTCGGGTCGACGGTCTGACGACGCCCTCTGGGCGTCGTTGGATGTTCGCTCAGAGCGCATGGCCGTCTTCCGACGGCTTCCGCTCGCACCATGAGGATTCCACCCCTGCGGTCCGCCGTCAAGATGGAATCTGATGTGAGCCCACGGACCCATGCAGTAGTTAACATCGATATAGGAATCGATGTGTGAGGCTACCAGCTGTATTGTACAGCAGGTAGTGTTAGCTTCCGACGGAGTGCAACCACTTCCGCCGCTGATGTATATCAGCACATTCCGGTTGATCCTGCCGGAGGCCATTGCTATCGGAGTCCGATTTAGCCATGCTAGTCGCGCGGGTTTAGACCCGCGGCATATAGCTCAGTAACACGTGGCCAAACTACCCTACAGACCGCGATAACCTCGGGAAACTGAGGCCAATAGCGGATATCACTCTCACGCTGGAGTGCCGAGAGTGAGAAACGTTCCGGCGCTGTAGGATGTGGCTGCGGCCGATTAGGTAGATGGTGGGGTAACGGCCCACCATGCCCATAATCGGTACAGGTTGTGACAGCAAGAGCCTGGAGACGGTATCTGAGACAAGATACCGGGCCCTACGGGGCGCAGCAGGCGCGAAACCTTTACACTGCACGAGAGTGCGATAGGGGGACTCCGAGTGCGAGGGCATATAGTCCTCGCTTTTCTGAACCGTAAGGTGGTTCAGGAACAAGTGCTGGGCAAGACCGGTGCCAGCCGCCGCGGTAATACCGGCAGCACGAGTGATGGCCGATATTATTGGGCCTAAAGCGTCCGTAGCTTGCTGTGTAAGTCCATTGGGAAATCCACGCGCTCAACGCGTGGGCGTCCGGTGGAAACTGCACGGCTTGGGGCCGAGAGACTCGACGGGTACGTCCGGGGTAGGAGTGAAATCCTGTAATCCTGGACGGACCACCAATGGGGAAACCACGTCGAGAGACCGGACCCGACAGTGAGGGACGAAAGCCAGGGTCTCGAACCGGATTAGATACCCGGGTAGTCCTGGCTGTAAACGATGCTCGCTAGGTATGTCACGCGCCATGAGCACGTGATGTGCCGTAGTGAAGACGATAAGCGAGCCGCCTGGGAAGTACGTCCGCAAGGATGAAACTTAAAGGAATTGGCGGGGGAGCACCACAACCGGAGGAGCCTGCGGTTTAATTGGACTCAACGCCGGACATCTCACCGGTCCCGACAACAGTAACGACGGTCAGTTTGACGAACTTACCCGAGCTGTTGAGAGGAGGTGCATGGCCGCCGTCAGCTCGTACCGTGAGGCGTCCTGTTAAGTCAGGCAACGAGCGAGACCCGCACTTCTAGTTGCCAGCAACACCCTTGTGGTGGTTGGGTACACTAGGAGGACTGCCATTGCTAAAATGGAGGAAGGAACGGGCAACGGTAGGTCAGTATGCCCCGAATGGACCGGGCAACACGCGGGCTACAATGGCTCTGACAGAGGGATGCGACGCCGAGAGGCGAAGCTAATCTCTAAACGGAGTCGTAGTTCGGATTGCGGGCTGA is part of the Haloarcula salinisoli genome and encodes:
- a CDS encoding prenyltransferase is translated as MRTAILGRQLRALWLAARPSQVALIALVYAHGVGMARALTTSAVSWPAVAVGGAALLPVALGVHYANEYADVETDRLTERTPFSGGSGAVERTGVRRELLARAAGVATLVGIGGAVASWWSGLLSVAALALLGSTAVAGLAYSLPPAALIRRGVGELTNAALGGTLLPLYGVAVVGRVSATTVLAVVPFTVLVGCNLLSTHWPDREADAAVGKRTLAVRWSAPRLRRAYWLLAGVAVLLTIGLAGRVLPVPVVAAQALALPSLVWGGVVLTRQRSPFPAVSAMVLHAGASTAAWWWLTLG
- a CDS encoding UPF0058 family protein is translated as MKKQELIHLHSLLAQVQHHYEADTGSDVEHDEYADLGVKPTSIHKSKTDHKAAVFALADGLTDDMVAESEEPLTLAAD
- a CDS encoding translation initiation factor eIF-1A — protein: MSEDTGRRNLRMPNSDQLFAVVTEHLGGNHVRLQCEDGETRMGRIPGRMKFRTWINEEDIVLAEPWDWQDEKANVEWRYDGQDADQLRAEGHLDSLTA